One segment of Macrotis lagotis isolate mMagLag1 chromosome 1, bilby.v1.9.chrom.fasta, whole genome shotgun sequence DNA contains the following:
- the THRSP gene encoding thyroid hormone-inducible hepatic protein, whose amino-acid sequence MQVLNKPYPQNCLLTVMDRYSATVRNMEQVVMIPSLLRDVALEDSADDLHSYYTMLKSIRVDVDNGLLPKDKWKAKIASSVEEDEGEDEKRGEKLDLEAQFHLHFSSLHHILTHLTLKANEVTKKYLEITGLTM is encoded by the coding sequence ATGCAGGTCCTGAACAAGCCCTATCCCCAGAACTGCCTGCTCACGGTTATGGACAGGTATTCGGCCACGGTGAGGAACATGGAGCAGGTGGTCATGATTCCCAGCCTCCTGAGGGACGTGGCCCTGGAAGATTCAGCAGACGACCTCCACAGTTACTATACCATGCTCAAGTCCATCCGAGTGGATGTGGACAACGGGCTGCTGCCCAAGGACAAATGGAAGGCCAAGATTGCCAGCTCAGTTGAGGAGGATGAGGGAGAGGAcgagaagagaggggagaagcTGGACCTTGAAGCTCAGTTTCATCTTCATTTCTCCAGTCTCCATCATATCCTCACCCATTTGACCCTGAAGGCCAATGAAGTGACAAAGAAATACCTAGAAATAACTGGGCTGACCATGTAG